One part of the Schistocerca piceifrons isolate TAMUIC-IGC-003096 chromosome 2, iqSchPice1.1, whole genome shotgun sequence genome encodes these proteins:
- the LOC124775076 gene encoding uncharacterized protein LOC124775076 — translation MPRGDGAKQVTPPSWLDKAFVADALKASDPATDESSVQIVSVAEVCGGYLSETFRVVVRNTVTGATQRDKTTSLIVKIAPNSDGLLKDVIESGVFTKEKIAYSSFLPAVEAALRAVDLDEWQPVWPKFYYQGSTPSDFLVIEDLDASGFRKVDEAVSLDLEQCTVAVRGLARLHAASVALLDDEQYADGLFHQSLIFNEKMLESYESSMADGFGKMVKIFEEYAWFHKYKGKLSDFGLPLLRTTVDVVTKSKVDFRVMLHGDFHRNNMMFRRDGESLQVRVFDFQGMYVGCPAVELQYFLHTSASLEVLRDHVDQLLAEYHVELQRVLRALGRLQQADAYPLDSLRRDFDRFGMVGVYVTFHILPLILDTHMAGQMADMTLETFQEQADDFCQKHCRNERFLRYVEYLIPHFDSKGLFEVKVE, via the exons ATGCCGAGAGGAGATGGAGCGAAACAGGTGACGCCACCGTCTTGGCTGGACAAGGCCTTTGTCGCCGACGCCCTGAAAGCCTCTGACCCAGCAACCGATGAATCCAGCGTACAGATCGTCTCTGTGGCGGAGGTGTGTGGCGGCTACCTGAGCGAAACCTTCAGGGTTGTCGTGCGGAACACCGTGACTGGGGCGACCCAGAGAGATAAGACCACGTCGCTGATTGTGAAGATCGCGCCGAACTCCGACGGTCTCCTCAAGGACGTAATCGAAAGTGGAGTGTTCACCAAGGAGAAGATCGCCTACAGCAGCTTCCTCCCGGCCGTGGAGGCTGCTCTCAGAGCGGTTGACCTTGACGAGTGGCAGCCTGTGTGGCCCAAGTTTTATTATCAGGGCTCGACGCCAAGCGACTTTCTGGTGATTGAAGACCTGGACGCTTCCGGGTTCCGTAAGGTGGACGAGGCCGTCTCTTTGGACCTGGAGCAGTGTACGGTCGCAGTGCGAGGTCTAGCCCGCCTGCACGCCGCCTCCGTCGCCTTGCTGGACGACGAGCAGTATGCAGACGGTCTATTCCACCAGTCGCTCATCTTCAACGAAAAGATGCTCGAGAGCTACGAGTCCTCAATGGCGGACGGATTTGGTAAAATGGTAAAGATCTTCGAAGAATACGCTTGGTTTCACAAGTACAAGGGCAAGCTGAGCGATTTCGGGCTTCCTCTGCTGCGCACGACAGTGGATGTGGTGACAAAGTCGAAAGTAGATTTCAGAGTTATGCTACACGGCGACTTCCACAGGAACAACATGATGTTTCGCAGGGACGGGGAAAGTCTACAGGTTCGCGTCTTCGATTTTCAG GGTATGTACGTGGGGTGTCCGGCGGTGGAGCTGCAGTACTTCCTGCACACGAGCGCCAGCCTGGAAGTGCTGCGCGACCACGTGGACCAGCTGCTGGCAGAGTACCACGTGGAGCTGCAGCGCGTGCTGCGGGCCCTGGGGCGCCTCCAGCAGGCGGACGCCTACCCACTGGACAGCCTGCGCCGCGACTTTGACCGCTTCGGCATGGTCGGCGTCTACGTCACCTTCCACATCTTGCCGCTCATCCTCGACACCCACATGGCGGGGCAGATGGCCGACATGACACTGGAAACTTTCCAAGAGCAGGCGGACGATTTTTGTCAGAAGCACTGCAGAAATGAAAGGTTCCTGCGTTACGTCGAGTACCTGATCCCCCATTTTGACTCCAAAGGGTTGTTTGAAGTAAAGGTAGAATAA